A portion of the Francisella uliginis genome contains these proteins:
- a CDS encoding argininosuccinate synthase, whose protein sequence is MSEKYQKVASHEAKKGNFKRCLLLYSGGLDTSVMLKWIQEEYDVEVVALTIDIGQVADNLEQIKQKAIDLGAIDAVVYDAKACFADEVISKAIKANADYQGGYALSTPLGRVIISEIAIEVAKKYDCQVVAHGCTGKGNDQVRFESYLTTLDENIKTIAPVREWGMGREQELEYAEKHDIPVKQQKSKPYSYDENMWGNTAEGGEIEHSNLIAPKEAILQWCKTPENALDKPQNITLEFVEGIPVKLDDESMPLAKLIMQCNKIGGEHGVGVFNLIEDRLIGLKVRGIYENPGASIIIAAHKKLEQLVSTRQENELKTFMDNKWAYLAYAAEWYNPVMNNILAFIEEQNKKVTGKVTVSLYKGNIEVVAVESPFSMLKPELATFEAGGDLFNHNASAGFIELHSLAQRTAYSIIKNKK, encoded by the coding sequence ATGTCTGAAAAATATCAAAAAGTTGCAAGCCATGAAGCAAAAAAGGGAAACTTCAAGCGTTGCCTTTTACTTTATTCTGGTGGCTTAGATACATCTGTAATGCTTAAATGGATTCAAGAAGAATATGATGTTGAAGTTGTTGCTTTAACTATAGATATTGGCCAGGTAGCTGATAACCTAGAGCAAATAAAGCAAAAAGCTATCGATTTAGGAGCTATAGATGCCGTAGTATATGATGCCAAAGCTTGTTTTGCAGATGAGGTTATAAGCAAAGCTATCAAAGCAAATGCTGATTACCAAGGCGGCTATGCTCTTTCAACACCGTTAGGTAGAGTTATTATCTCAGAGATAGCTATTGAGGTAGCTAAAAAATATGATTGTCAGGTCGTTGCTCATGGTTGTACAGGCAAAGGTAATGATCAAGTTCGTTTTGAAAGCTATCTAACAACATTAGATGAAAATATAAAAACAATTGCCCCAGTTAGAGAATGGGGAATGGGAAGAGAGCAAGAGCTAGAATATGCAGAGAAACATGACATCCCAGTTAAGCAACAGAAAAGCAAACCCTACTCTTACGATGAAAATATGTGGGGAAATACTGCAGAAGGTGGTGAAATAGAACACTCTAACCTTATAGCTCCAAAAGAAGCTATCTTACAATGGTGCAAAACTCCTGAAAACGCTCTTGATAAGCCACAAAATATTACCTTAGAGTTTGTCGAGGGTATACCTGTAAAACTAGATGATGAATCAATGCCTTTAGCTAAGCTAATAATGCAATGCAATAAAATAGGTGGCGAGCATGGTGTTGGAGTATTTAACCTTATTGAAGATAGATTGATTGGTCTAAAAGTTAGAGGTATCTATGAAAATCCAGGTGCTAGTATTATAATAGCCGCTCACAAAAAGCTAGAACAACTTGTTTCTACACGTCAAGAAAATGAGCTAAAAACATTTATGGATAATAAATGGGCTTACCTTGCTTATGCTGCTGAATGGTACAACCCTGTTATGAATAACATCCTTGCATTTATCGAAGAGCAAAATAAAAAAGTAACAGGAAAAGTGACTGTATCTTTATATAAAGGTAATATAGAGGTAGTAGCTGTAGAATCACCGTTCTCTATGCTTAAACCTGAACTAGCGACTTTTGAAGCTGGTGGAGATTTATTTAACCATAATGCTTCAGCTGGATTTATAGAATTACATAGTCTAGCTCAGCGTACAGCCTATTCAATAATCAAAAATAAGAAATAA
- the yfcC gene encoding putative basic amino acid antiporter YfcC, translating to MKNIKKIQMPDTLVILFCIAVLVAIASYFIPVGKFDVKKVQYTSDGQTHSRNVLIADSFKFKLNSQGSPEANPVKIFAKGDSDQRGFTNFVYEGITSGSKDGGAVAIIAFLLIIGGSFGILLRTKVIDQSILRVVNRFQNNKIVLLPTLCFIFSLGGAVFGMGEETIPFIMLLVPIFVLIGFDALTCTVVIYLATQVGFATSWMNPFSVSIAQGIAQVPILSGSLFRIIMWFIFTLSITIFAVIHALKVQKDPHDSLMYEHDNLYRNSDEHSLEQTQKMCIYSWLILTSLVVTIVWLVYGVVELGYYLPEIATLFTILGFAAGFFAIIGKVNGMTLNIALDAFKDGAKALLPVCIIIGFAYGLIYLMGGSNPEHYTMLNSILHYASASISGTNQYVSALGMFFFQSIFNFFVTSGSGQAALTMPIMSPLADLTGLSRQIAVLAFQLGDGWTHCLMPTSATLMAVLGAARIPYGLWLKFIFKFYLYLMALSSIMIIIAVYIGYN from the coding sequence ATGAAAAATATCAAAAAAATTCAAATGCCTGATACATTAGTAATCTTATTTTGTATCGCTGTACTTGTTGCTATCGCTAGCTACTTTATTCCCGTAGGTAAATTCGATGTAAAAAAGGTTCAATATACTTCTGATGGGCAAACACATTCAAGAAATGTACTTATTGCAGATAGTTTTAAATTCAAATTAAACTCTCAAGGCTCACCTGAAGCTAACCCTGTAAAAATATTTGCAAAAGGAGATTCTGATCAAAGAGGTTTTACTAATTTTGTTTATGAAGGTATAACATCAGGTTCTAAGGATGGCGGAGCTGTTGCCATAATAGCCTTCTTACTAATAATTGGCGGTTCATTTGGCATATTACTTAGAACTAAAGTAATTGACCAATCTATATTACGTGTGGTAAATAGATTCCAAAATAATAAAATCGTCCTACTACCAACCTTATGCTTTATTTTTTCATTAGGTGGGGCAGTGTTTGGTATGGGTGAAGAAACCATACCTTTTATAATGTTACTAGTACCAATATTTGTACTTATAGGATTTGATGCTCTAACCTGTACGGTTGTGATATATTTAGCTACTCAAGTAGGCTTTGCAACATCCTGGATGAACCCTTTTTCTGTAAGTATCGCTCAAGGAATTGCCCAAGTTCCAATATTATCTGGGAGCTTATTTAGAATAATTATGTGGTTTATATTCACATTATCAATAACTATTTTTGCTGTAATACATGCTCTAAAAGTACAAAAGGATCCTCATGATTCACTAATGTATGAGCATGATAACTTGTATAGAAATTCGGATGAGCATTCTCTAGAACAAACACAAAAAATGTGTATTTACTCTTGGTTAATATTAACAAGCTTAGTAGTAACAATAGTATGGCTAGTTTATGGTGTTGTTGAACTAGGCTATTACTTACCAGAAATTGCTACTCTCTTCACGATATTAGGATTTGCAGCTGGATTTTTTGCCATAATTGGCAAAGTAAACGGCATGACACTAAATATTGCTCTAGATGCATTTAAAGATGGTGCAAAAGCTTTACTACCAGTTTGTATAATTATTGGTTTTGCTTATGGTTTAATTTATCTAATGGGCGGCTCAAATCCCGAACATTACACTATGTTAAACTCTATTCTTCACTATGCTTCGGCAAGCATATCTGGCACTAATCAATATGTCTCGGCACTAGGAATGTTCTTTTTCCAATCAATATTTAACTTTTTTGTAACATCCGGATCTGGACAAGCAGCTCTAACAATGCCAATTATGTCACCTTTAGCTGACTTAACTGGATTAAGTAGACAAATTGCTGTTTTAGCATTCCAGCTTGGAGATGGTTGGACACACTGTTTAATGCCAACATCTGCAACTTTAATGGCTGTATTAGGAGCTGCAAGAATACCTTATGGATTATGGTTAAAATTTATCTTTAAATTCTACTTATATCTTATGGCTCTTAGTTCTATTATGATAATTATCGCCGTCTATATTGGCTATAACTAA
- a CDS encoding lytic polysaccharide monooxygenase, with translation MKLKKITILTGLALLATSQAYSHGWVTAPASRVDLCDRGINKGCGNRAIYEPQSMEYGDGRFQNGKMDGEIGGSGVSGYELMNEQSSSRWAKVVVRSGPTKFTWKFTAPHFTTDLSSFRFYITKQNWNPNEPLKRDEFETQPLNCYNPEPYFAGKSQPNNPQSLTCDLPDRSGYQVIFAEWDVGDTSASFGNVIDVDFTNEHPAGTVILPDGDADNGGGTDNGGGTDNGGSTGGPQEYDPNSSYPDPGTEVIYEGKIYANKWWVQPGVVPGATQWGPWEYIRDHEPTNPSDKFPVEMNTFTINEENVREGDRVILQVSKDGVMKEYELVTVPRGMTRNQLIKQMTDKINQISSQELNDSIIAGVKNNNGEVVPNDEMVSIYQVSAKPYSDISFQYYQGNNHVKNELHLMDFKDQYDLDLNGTVNITAKIMSHASDKANIFVTLQDSNGKAVYDKRDIQLSPMETYSLSLTVNNLQPGEYDLIVGSILQGAPTWQKDMKIKLVDPNQDGDEATGNWVSNKVYTKGDRVDVNGVTYEAQWWTKGSNPTQSGKWGVWRVVNGQDQGSDDSSQNGDNPTVLGVWDSNTVYTKGDQVTYKGQAYIAKWWTRGNKPSKSRAWEKYNKF, from the coding sequence ATGAAACTTAAAAAAATAACAATCTTAACGGGATTGGCTTTGTTAGCTACGTCACAAGCCTATTCGCATGGATGGGTTACAGCACCAGCTAGTCGAGTTGATTTGTGTGATAGGGGTATAAACAAGGGTTGTGGAAATAGAGCAATTTATGAACCACAATCAATGGAGTATGGAGATGGTAGATTTCAAAATGGCAAAATGGATGGCGAAATCGGTGGGTCTGGAGTTAGTGGTTATGAACTAATGAATGAACAGAGTTCAAGTAGGTGGGCAAAAGTTGTAGTTAGATCTGGCCCAACAAAATTTACATGGAAGTTCACGGCCCCTCACTTCACTACCGATCTATCATCTTTTCGATTTTATATAACAAAACAAAACTGGAATCCTAATGAGCCTTTAAAGAGGGATGAATTTGAGACACAACCTCTAAACTGTTACAATCCAGAACCTTATTTTGCAGGCAAGTCACAACCAAATAATCCTCAGTCACTTACTTGTGATTTACCTGATAGATCTGGTTATCAAGTTATTTTTGCTGAGTGGGATGTTGGGGATACAAGTGCAAGTTTTGGTAATGTAATAGATGTTGATTTTACTAATGAACATCCAGCTGGAACAGTTATCTTACCTGACGGAGATGCTGATAACGGAGGTGGTACTGATAACGGAGGTGGTACTGATAACGGAGGCAGCACTGGTGGGCCTCAAGAGTATGATCCAAATAGCAGCTATCCAGATCCAGGCACAGAAGTTATTTATGAAGGTAAAATTTATGCTAATAAATGGTGGGTACAACCTGGGGTGGTCCCAGGAGCTACTCAATGGGGGCCATGGGAATATATTAGAGATCATGAACCAACAAACCCATCAGATAAATTCCCAGTTGAAATGAACACTTTTACAATTAACGAGGAAAATGTTCGCGAAGGAGATAGAGTAATTTTACAAGTCTCTAAAGATGGGGTGATGAAAGAGTATGAACTTGTAACAGTTCCTAGAGGCATGACTAGAAATCAGTTAATTAAACAAATGACTGATAAAATTAATCAAATAAGCTCTCAAGAACTTAATGATAGCATTATTGCTGGAGTCAAAAATAATAATGGTGAGGTTGTGCCGAATGATGAGATGGTAAGCATTTATCAAGTATCAGCTAAGCCATATAGTGATATAAGCTTCCAATATTATCAAGGAAATAATCATGTTAAAAATGAACTTCATCTGATGGATTTCAAAGATCAATATGATTTAGATTTAAATGGAACGGTTAATATCACTGCTAAGATTATGTCTCATGCTTCTGATAAAGCAAATATTTTCGTAACATTGCAAGATAGCAATGGTAAAGCAGTATATGATAAGAGAGATATACAATTATCTCCTATGGAAACTTATAGCTTATCGTTAACTGTAAACAACTTACAGCCTGGTGAATATGATCTTATAGTTGGTAGTATTCTTCAAGGGGCGCCAACTTGGCAAAAAGATATGAAAATTAAGCTTGTTGATCCAAACCAAGATGGAGATGAAGCTACAGGAAACTGGGTCTCTAACAAGGTTTACACTAAAGGTGATAGAGTCGATGTTAATGGAGTAACATACGAAGCTCAATGGTGGACTAAAGGAAGTAACCCTACACAATCAGGAAAATGGGGTGTATGGAGAGTGGTTAATGGTCAAGATCAGGGTAGTGATGATTCAAGCCAAAATGGAGATAATCCTACAGTTTTAGGAGTTTGGGATTCTAATACTGTCTATACTAAAGGAGACCAAGTAACTTATAAGGGTCAAGCATATATTGCTAAATGGTGGACTCGAGGTAATAAGCCATCTAAAAGCAGAGCTTGGGAAAAGTATAATAAATTCTAA
- a CDS encoding helix-turn-helix domain-containing protein produces the protein MSFKKKSCEIGFNSLYRLTKDDVNLVISDSIAYREKLIAFLSLLKLDQVTNLSWIRIIDDNKFQTVTSNINVNASLNYSHSGLWQYDKVTVSYTSDSEGVIDYYTLNPNDTYAIENKHLLSIYNCKHFQNIYDYFSFEIGRDFYNSLDTKSKIALRKRLDSVISLMYQSIFLEKTFEVKELNATFYKDSFGEIETEILSTYKLTPLNLSYLKLIATGNTAKEIALQLNKSSRSVETTIMTLCKKLKCSNKQQLVLVAKIIVSYLYY, from the coding sequence TAGTTATTAGTGACTCTATAGCTTATAGAGAAAAACTTATAGCTTTCTTGTCGTTGTTAAAGCTAGATCAAGTTACAAACTTATCATGGATTAGAATCATTGATGATAATAAATTTCAAACAGTTACAAGTAATATTAACGTTAATGCCTCATTAAATTACAGTCATAGTGGTTTATGGCAATATGACAAGGTAACTGTATCATACACTTCTGATTCTGAAGGCGTGATAGACTATTATACTTTAAATCCTAATGATACTTATGCAATAGAAAATAAGCATTTATTGTCAATATATAATTGCAAACACTTTCAAAATATATATGACTACTTCTCATTTGAAATTGGTAGAGATTTTTATAACAGTTTAGATACCAAGTCAAAAATTGCTCTTAGAAAAAGGCTTGATTCTGTTATCTCTTTAATGTACCAATCAATTTTTCTAGAAAAAACTTTTGAAGTAAAAGAACTTAATGCTACTTTCTATAAAGATTCTTTTGGAGAAATAGAGACTGAAATTTTAAGTACTTATAAGTTAACTCCTCTAAACTTATCATATTTAAAATTAATAGCTACTGGAAATACTGCTAAAGAGATTGCTCTTCAACTAAATAAGTCTAGTCGCTCCGTAGAGACAACAATAATGACACTCTGTAAAAAACTAAAGTGCTCAAATAAACAACAACTAGTTCTAGTTGCTAAAATTATCGTTAGTTATCTCTATTATTAA